One Paralichthys olivaceus isolate ysfri-2021 chromosome 8, ASM2471397v2, whole genome shotgun sequence genomic region harbors:
- the cant1b gene encoding soluble calcium-activated nucleotidase 1b isoform X1 produces MVTASSGEKRRRKDPGHDSHHPESTPDVENEDNSSMTSFGVAVRGLPLALASMTQAATSDLRFHPKWRAITVATLLGLVLILYLHLTVGDRDTPTRGYYRNRAHSLELYREGQGDIFRDANRQTVRSLAGRQKMEKPYNDTYPLSPPEKTRNGIRYRIGVIADLDTASRSSKDQTWFSYMKRGYLTVSESADRLQVEWDTETVTLESHLAEKGRGMELSELVAFNGHLYSVDDRTGVVYRIEGNQAIPWVILTDGDGSVSKGFKAEWLAVKDEHLYVGGLGKEWTTTSGEVVNNNPEWVKVVGYHGDVEHENWVPHYNALRSAAGIQPPGYLIHESASWSERLQRWFFLPRRASHEHYEEIADERRATNLLLSCLADFSYMSVRHVGPLNPTHGFSSFKFVPDTDDQIILALKSEEDAGRIATYIIALTLDGRVLMPETKIGDVKYEGLEFI; encoded by the exons ATCCAGGGCATGATAGTCATCACCCCGAGTCTACGCCTGATGTTGAGAATGAAGACAACTCTTCCATGACCTCCTTTGGTGTTGCCGTCCGAGGCCTCCCCCTGGCCTTGGCGTCCATGACACAAGCTGCCACCTCAGACTTACGCTTTCACCCAAAATGGAGGGCCATCACTGTGGCGACCCTGCTGGGATTAGTGCTCATATTGTATCTGCACCTGACAGTAGGGGACAGAGACACTCCTACCAGAGGTTACTACCGCAACAGGGCCCACAGTTTGGAACTGTACAGGGAGGGTCAGGGGGACATCTTCAGGGACGCTAACAGACAAACTGTCCGTAGCCTCGCTGGCCGTCAGAAAATGGAAAAGCCTTACAATGACACTTATCCGTTAAGTCCACCAGAGAAGACGAGGAACGGCATCCGTTACCGCATAGGCGTGATAGCGGACCTGGACACAGCATCACGTAGCTCTAAGGATCAGACGTGGTTCAGCTACATGAAAAGAGGATATCTGACAGTTTCAGAGAGCGCAGACAGACTGCAGGTGGAGTGGGACACTGAGACCGTCACCCTGGAGAGTCATCTGGCTGAGAAAGGACGAG GAATGGAGCTGTCCGAGCTTGTGGCATTTAACGGGCACCTGTACAGTGTAGATGACCGTACAGGTGTGGTGTACAGGATCGAGGGGAACCAGGCTATTCCCTGGGTAATTTTAACTGACGGTGATGGGTCAGTGTCCAAAG GGTTCAAGGCAGAATGGCTGGCAGTGAAGGACGAGCACCTGTACGTTGGAGGCCTGGGGAAGGAGTGGACCACGACGTCTGGGGAAGTTGTCAACAACAACCCAGAGTGGGTGAAAGTTGTTGGCTACCATGGCGACGTGGAGCATGAGAATTGGGTACCACACTACAATGCCCTGCGGAGTGCAGCAGGGATCCAACCACCAG GCTACCTTATCCACGAATCAGCATCATGGAGCGAGCGTCTCCAGCGCTGGTTCTTCCTCCCTCGCCGTGCCAGCCACGAGCACTACGAAGAGATTGCAGACGAGCGGCGTGCCACCAACCTCCTGCTGTCCTGCCTTGCAGACTTCAGCTACATGAGCGTACGGCACGTCGGACCGCTCAACCCCACCCATGGCTTCTCCTCCTTTAAATTTGTCCCAGACACGGACGATCAGATCATTCTGGCCCTAAAATCAGAGGAGGATGCGGGCAGGATCGCCACCTACATCATCGCACTCACACTTGACGGTCGTGTGCTGATGCCCGAGACAAAGATCGGGGACGTGAAGTATGAAGGGCTTGAGTTTATTTGA
- the cant1b gene encoding soluble calcium-activated nucleotidase 1b isoform X2 yields MVTASSGEKRRRKGHDSHHPESTPDVENEDNSSMTSFGVAVRGLPLALASMTQAATSDLRFHPKWRAITVATLLGLVLILYLHLTVGDRDTPTRGYYRNRAHSLELYREGQGDIFRDANRQTVRSLAGRQKMEKPYNDTYPLSPPEKTRNGIRYRIGVIADLDTASRSSKDQTWFSYMKRGYLTVSESADRLQVEWDTETVTLESHLAEKGRGMELSELVAFNGHLYSVDDRTGVVYRIEGNQAIPWVILTDGDGSVSKGFKAEWLAVKDEHLYVGGLGKEWTTTSGEVVNNNPEWVKVVGYHGDVEHENWVPHYNALRSAAGIQPPGYLIHESASWSERLQRWFFLPRRASHEHYEEIADERRATNLLLSCLADFSYMSVRHVGPLNPTHGFSSFKFVPDTDDQIILALKSEEDAGRIATYIIALTLDGRVLMPETKIGDVKYEGLEFI; encoded by the exons GGCATGATAGTCATCACCCCGAGTCTACGCCTGATGTTGAGAATGAAGACAACTCTTCCATGACCTCCTTTGGTGTTGCCGTCCGAGGCCTCCCCCTGGCCTTGGCGTCCATGACACAAGCTGCCACCTCAGACTTACGCTTTCACCCAAAATGGAGGGCCATCACTGTGGCGACCCTGCTGGGATTAGTGCTCATATTGTATCTGCACCTGACAGTAGGGGACAGAGACACTCCTACCAGAGGTTACTACCGCAACAGGGCCCACAGTTTGGAACTGTACAGGGAGGGTCAGGGGGACATCTTCAGGGACGCTAACAGACAAACTGTCCGTAGCCTCGCTGGCCGTCAGAAAATGGAAAAGCCTTACAATGACACTTATCCGTTAAGTCCACCAGAGAAGACGAGGAACGGCATCCGTTACCGCATAGGCGTGATAGCGGACCTGGACACAGCATCACGTAGCTCTAAGGATCAGACGTGGTTCAGCTACATGAAAAGAGGATATCTGACAGTTTCAGAGAGCGCAGACAGACTGCAGGTGGAGTGGGACACTGAGACCGTCACCCTGGAGAGTCATCTGGCTGAGAAAGGACGAG GAATGGAGCTGTCCGAGCTTGTGGCATTTAACGGGCACCTGTACAGTGTAGATGACCGTACAGGTGTGGTGTACAGGATCGAGGGGAACCAGGCTATTCCCTGGGTAATTTTAACTGACGGTGATGGGTCAGTGTCCAAAG GGTTCAAGGCAGAATGGCTGGCAGTGAAGGACGAGCACCTGTACGTTGGAGGCCTGGGGAAGGAGTGGACCACGACGTCTGGGGAAGTTGTCAACAACAACCCAGAGTGGGTGAAAGTTGTTGGCTACCATGGCGACGTGGAGCATGAGAATTGGGTACCACACTACAATGCCCTGCGGAGTGCAGCAGGGATCCAACCACCAG GCTACCTTATCCACGAATCAGCATCATGGAGCGAGCGTCTCCAGCGCTGGTTCTTCCTCCCTCGCCGTGCCAGCCACGAGCACTACGAAGAGATTGCAGACGAGCGGCGTGCCACCAACCTCCTGCTGTCCTGCCTTGCAGACTTCAGCTACATGAGCGTACGGCACGTCGGACCGCTCAACCCCACCCATGGCTTCTCCTCCTTTAAATTTGTCCCAGACACGGACGATCAGATCATTCTGGCCCTAAAATCAGAGGAGGATGCGGGCAGGATCGCCACCTACATCATCGCACTCACACTTGACGGTCGTGTGCTGATGCCCGAGACAAAGATCGGGGACGTGAAGTATGAAGGGCTTGAGTTTATTTGA
- the cant1b gene encoding soluble calcium-activated nucleotidase 1b isoform X3 translates to MTSFGVAVRGLPLALASMTQAATSDLRFHPKWRAITVATLLGLVLILYLHLTVGDRDTPTRGYYRNRAHSLELYREGQGDIFRDANRQTVRSLAGRQKMEKPYNDTYPLSPPEKTRNGIRYRIGVIADLDTASRSSKDQTWFSYMKRGYLTVSESADRLQVEWDTETVTLESHLAEKGRGMELSELVAFNGHLYSVDDRTGVVYRIEGNQAIPWVILTDGDGSVSKGFKAEWLAVKDEHLYVGGLGKEWTTTSGEVVNNNPEWVKVVGYHGDVEHENWVPHYNALRSAAGIQPPGYLIHESASWSERLQRWFFLPRRASHEHYEEIADERRATNLLLSCLADFSYMSVRHVGPLNPTHGFSSFKFVPDTDDQIILALKSEEDAGRIATYIIALTLDGRVLMPETKIGDVKYEGLEFI, encoded by the exons ATGACCTCCTTTGGTGTTGCCGTCCGAGGCCTCCCCCTGGCCTTGGCGTCCATGACACAAGCTGCCACCTCAGACTTACGCTTTCACCCAAAATGGAGGGCCATCACTGTGGCGACCCTGCTGGGATTAGTGCTCATATTGTATCTGCACCTGACAGTAGGGGACAGAGACACTCCTACCAGAGGTTACTACCGCAACAGGGCCCACAGTTTGGAACTGTACAGGGAGGGTCAGGGGGACATCTTCAGGGACGCTAACAGACAAACTGTCCGTAGCCTCGCTGGCCGTCAGAAAATGGAAAAGCCTTACAATGACACTTATCCGTTAAGTCCACCAGAGAAGACGAGGAACGGCATCCGTTACCGCATAGGCGTGATAGCGGACCTGGACACAGCATCACGTAGCTCTAAGGATCAGACGTGGTTCAGCTACATGAAAAGAGGATATCTGACAGTTTCAGAGAGCGCAGACAGACTGCAGGTGGAGTGGGACACTGAGACCGTCACCCTGGAGAGTCATCTGGCTGAGAAAGGACGAG GAATGGAGCTGTCCGAGCTTGTGGCATTTAACGGGCACCTGTACAGTGTAGATGACCGTACAGGTGTGGTGTACAGGATCGAGGGGAACCAGGCTATTCCCTGGGTAATTTTAACTGACGGTGATGGGTCAGTGTCCAAAG GGTTCAAGGCAGAATGGCTGGCAGTGAAGGACGAGCACCTGTACGTTGGAGGCCTGGGGAAGGAGTGGACCACGACGTCTGGGGAAGTTGTCAACAACAACCCAGAGTGGGTGAAAGTTGTTGGCTACCATGGCGACGTGGAGCATGAGAATTGGGTACCACACTACAATGCCCTGCGGAGTGCAGCAGGGATCCAACCACCAG GCTACCTTATCCACGAATCAGCATCATGGAGCGAGCGTCTCCAGCGCTGGTTCTTCCTCCCTCGCCGTGCCAGCCACGAGCACTACGAAGAGATTGCAGACGAGCGGCGTGCCACCAACCTCCTGCTGTCCTGCCTTGCAGACTTCAGCTACATGAGCGTACGGCACGTCGGACCGCTCAACCCCACCCATGGCTTCTCCTCCTTTAAATTTGTCCCAGACACGGACGATCAGATCATTCTGGCCCTAAAATCAGAGGAGGATGCGGGCAGGATCGCCACCTACATCATCGCACTCACACTTGACGGTCGTGTGCTGATGCCCGAGACAAAGATCGGGGACGTGAAGTATGAAGGGCTTGAGTTTATTTGA